The following proteins are encoded in a genomic region of Arcobacter cloacae:
- a CDS encoding arsenate reductase ArsC, translating into MKTKVLFVCSANTTRSQIAEALLKKYGGEDFEANSAGINPGVLNPLAVEVLKEDENMDISSYTTNKVLDYYKEGKHYHYVITVCDEASKEPCPVFPSLDGVLHWNITSPACDGTNEEKKAKIRVSKEEIKTNILKFIELVKDKHIKTGFPQEWQK; encoded by the coding sequence TTGAAAACAAAAGTTTTATTCGTATGTAGTGCAAACACAACAAGAAGTCAAATAGCAGAGGCTTTACTTAAAAAATATGGAGGTGAAGATTTTGAAGCAAATAGTGCTGGAATAAATCCAGGTGTTTTAAATCCACTGGCTGTTGAAGTGTTAAAAGAGGATGAGAATATGGATATTTCATCATATACTACAAATAAAGTATTAGATTATTATAAAGAGGGAAAACATTATCATTATGTAATTACTGTTTGTGATGAAGCTTCAAAAGAACCTTGTCCAGTTTTTCCAAGTCTTGATGGAGTTTTACATTGGAATATTACAAGTCCTGCGTGTGATGGAACCAATGAAGAGAAAAAAGCAAAAATCAGAGTTTCAAAAGAAGAGATAAAAACAAATATTTTAAAATTTATTGAGTTAGTAAAAGATAAACATATAAAAACAGGTTTTCCACAAGAGTGGCAAAAATAA